The window CAGTATCAGAGCTAATCGTCAATTAGAGCTAAGAGTAGTCAAGGAAATAACGCGATTATTCCCTATTTCTAGCATCGTTTACGAATACATCAAAGCTCGTGGGAACAAGGGCTTTAGCCCTGCAATGGTGGGACAAAAAGTGATGTTGGAGTGGCTAGAAAAAATCGCACCAACAGCTACTCAATTTGGCTGGCAGACATCCAACATTAGGCAGTGGCTAAAACTTCCAAAAGATAAGGCTGACAAATCAAAAGCTGTGGAAGAAACGCACAGTAATGACGGTGTTGCACTAGCTGCTAGTCATTTCATTAAGTGGAAAGAATGGGAATCGAGTAATGCAAGAGGTGGTAACTGGAAGGGTAACGTTGTTGTTACATCAGCCCCCTTCAAGGTAATAGCCAAACCCAATCTTTATAGGCGTCAGCTCCACTTCGAGAATCCCGATAGTCATAAGCCTAATCCCAACTAATACCGTAAGCGCAAGGGTGGAACAGCTACACCTTTTGGTTTCCGCTCTGGTGACTTTGTTCAAGCTGAGAAAGCCGGACAGATTTACAGAGGTTGGATTGGTGGTTATACCCAAACGGGTAAGTCCAAAAACATCTCAGTCTACAACTATGAATGGAAAAGAATTGGACAATTCAGTCCTAGCAAGGTCAAATTACTTAAGCGCTCATGCAAATTATGTGTTACTTAGGGGAGATGTGTTGGACGGCGTAGGGACTCTCGCCGTCCTGCTGTCCCTCCCCACCCTGCTGCGCCGAGGGTGGGGACTCTCGCGAACACGTTGAAAAAATACGCAGCTTGGATGAAGACAGACCGACTTCACAATTGGTACACATAAAGCTTGTATCTTGCAATTTGTATCTTGCAAACACATCAATGGGAGCAGCTTACTTGGTAAGCTTTAAAAGCATGGAAGTTTATAGACTCAATACAGTAAGTAAAGCAGAGCCAGTGAAGCAAGATAACTTACTAACGTGGTTTCGCTGGCTCAAGCGGTGGGTTCGTCAAATCTTTACTAAAGGACGCACCAAGCAAAAACCTTTAAAAGTCATTGAGCGAACTGAGTCTCATGATGAACTAACTTCCCTCGTGTTTGTAGAACGAGATGCTCCTGGCGCAGTGGGAACCTGGTATATGTTCCGTCGGGATAATCCTCGTGTCAACTTGCTGATCACCCTGGATAACTTAGCAGCGATTCGATTAGCCTTGCGTCACCATCGACCCCAAGGCATGGAAATGTCCAATTTTGAGCGTTCTTTAGTGCATCAAGACCCAATCATTAGAACTCATCGCATTAGTATTCAGTGGATTGTCAAGCTGAGGAGTTCTCGTACTGTATTTAACTTAATTGGTACCTGGGACGCTGACCTTCAAGGAGATAGTTTCGACCCCAACTCTAAGGCAATTACAATATTTAGATTGATTGGGCGAGAAGCTTTAAACTTGCCGCCCATTCCTGGGGTACAGTGGCGAGCCAGGATGGCTCATTTCCCTTGGACTGATAGTATGGAAAGCTATGCAAGAGCGGTGTTAGGGGAATATCATAAATCCCACATCAAGAAAGTTCTCACCAATCCTATGCCAGTTAGTAAGTGAATAAAACGTATTAGCCATTTCTCAGGACAAAAAATGAGCGTTTCGGTAAAGACTACCACTTTTTGTAGGGTAAAAACTTGCCAGACATGATAACTTTTACGCGATCACCTTTGGGGTCTTCTTCTTTCTCAATATCCAAACTAAAATCAATCGCGCTCATAATCCCATCGCCGAACTTCTCATGAATTACGGCTTTCATCGGCATTCCATAAACCTGCATAATCTCATAAAATCGATAGATTAAAGGGTCAGTGGGGATAACTGGATCTAAAGACCCTTTTACCGGGAATGCTGTTAATTCGTCTGCGATATCGGGTTCTAACCCTAATGCCGAAATAATTTTACTCGCCTCATCTTCCGAAGCACTAGCTTGACGATAGAACACAGCAGAAATCCATACCTCGTCCCGCCCAATCATGGTTTCCAAATCCGCAAAAGTTAATCCTTTTGCCTTTTTAGCCGCCAAAAGTTTTTGGGTGATTTCTAGAATTGTCATTCACTACTCCTCATGTTTACGGTCTTTGCAGACAGTACGGTAGCCCTATTCAACCTGCTGTACAGCCTCAAGAACTGTAGCATTCCATACATTTTTATAGCCCGACGGAGGAATCTAAATAAAAAAGCAAAAGAAAGAAACCTCTCTTTTGCCGTTTCCTTGTTCTCACAAGGGGATATTTTGCTGATTACTTGCTTTATCGGTCTACCGAACCCATGATGATGTCAATACTGCCCAAAATTGCCATGATATCGGCAACCTTCACACCCCGCAGGAGATGAGGCAAAATTTGCAGATTGACAAAATCAGCCGCACGAATCTTAAAACGCCACGGGAAGACATTATCATCTCCAACGATGAAAACACCAAGTTCCCCTTTGCCGCTTTCAACACGGACGTAATGTTCGCCCTTGGGGATTTTAAAGGTAGGCGCGATTTTCTTGCCGACAAACTGATACTCAAAATCATTCCACTGGGATTTTTTCCCTTCTACCATGCGCTTGGCTTCCAGGTTTTCGTAAGGACCACCGGGAAGTCCTTTCAACGCTTGGCGAATAATCTTAACCGACTCACGCATCTCGCGAATCCGCACTAAATACCGGGCAAAGCAATCTCCAGCCGTTTCCCACTGTACATCCCAATCAAAATCGTCGTAGCACTCATAATGGTCAACTTTTCGCAAGTCCCACTTCACGCCCGAAGCCCGCAGCATGGGACCCGATAGTCCCCAGTTAATCGCTTCTTCGCGGGTGATGGTGCCAACCCCTTCAACGCGACGACGGAAGATGGGGTTGTCGGTAATTAAGCGCTCATACTCGTCTACTTTGGGCATAAAGTAGTCACAGAAATCATTGCACTTATCGACCCAGCCATAAGTTAAATCAGCGGCTACTCCACCGATGCGGAAGTAGTTGTTGTTAACCATGCGATAGCCTGAGACGGCTTCCCACAAATCGTAAATCATCTCCCGTTCCCGGAAGATGTAGAAGAAAGGCGTCTGGGCACCCACGTCAGCCATGAAAGGACCCAACCACAGCAGGTGATTGGCAATCCGGTTCAACTCCAGCATGATGACACGGATGTAGCTGGCGCGTTTGGGCACCGCAATATCCGCTAATTTTTCTGGGGCATTGACGGTAATCGCTTCATTGAACATCCCCTCTGCATAGTCCCACCGACTAACGTAGGGAACGTACATGATGGTAGTGCGGTTCTCCGCAATTTTCTCCATCCCCCGGTGCAAGTAACCGATTACTGGTTCGCAATCAACCACATCCTCGCCATCAAGGGTGACGATGAGTCGCAGCACCCCATGCATGGAAGGATGGTGGGGACCCATGTTGAGAACCATGGGTTCTGTTCTTGTTTCAATTTTTGCCATATAAACTAAGCAATTTCCCTTTGCAGCAGGTTGGACAGTAGCAACAAGTGACAGTTAGCTTCTCAGGAGCCAAAGAGTTGTAAGTTGGAAGGTTGAAGCCGGAATGTTAAAACTTATAACCTTTTAACTTGTAACATGCTAACCTGCAACCCTTTACGGACAACACACGCATTCGCTTATCCCTGATATTTGATAGCTTTATGGCGGTAGGTCTTGTACAAAATATTGATTTTTGTTGCTTATTTTAATTATGACAGAGGCTCAGAGGGCGAACACAACGGCGTTTTCACATGTTTCGGTGCTGAGTCGGGAGTTGGTTGAAGGGTTGAATATTCGTCCGGGTGGGCATTACCTGGATGCCACAGTGGGTGGGGGTGGACACAGTCAGTTGATTTTAGAGGCAGCACCGGAGGTTCAACTCACTGCGATCGATCGCGATGCTGTCGCCCTCGCCGCCGCCCAAGTTAAGTTAGCAGCCTATGGTAATCGCATCCACTTCTGGCAGGGAAACTTTGCCGAATATGAACCCTATTCCCGCCAATTCGATGGAATTATCGCTGATTTAGGCGTTAGCTCCGCTCAATTCGATACACCAGAACGAGGCTTTAGTTTTCGTCATACGGCGGATTTAGATATGCGGATGGATCAACGCCAGTCTCTTACTGCTGCTGATGTGATCAACCAGTGGGATGCCCCGCAACTAGCAGATGCATTTTATAAATATGGGGAAGAACGACTCTCGCGACAGATAGCACGACGAATTGTGGAAAAACGCCCTTTTCAAACCACCACTGAACTGGCGGATGCGATCGCCTATAGTGTCCCTCCCAAGTACCGTCACGGTAGAATTCATCCCGCGACTCGTGTATTTCAAGCCCTACGCATTGTCGTGAATCAAGAACTCGCCTCTCTCGAAACCTTCCTCAGCCGTGCGCCCCATTGGCTAAAACCAGAAGGCAGAATTGGCATCATCAGTTTTCATAGTTTGGAAGATCGGATTGTCAAGCATACGCTGCGAG of the Allocoleopsis franciscana PCC 7113 genome contains:
- a CDS encoding RRXRR domain-containing protein, whose product is MQRVPVISPDGRPLMPTKPLRARRWLKEGIARIYLNDLNIFAIVLINEPSGYETQNVVIGIDPGKMFSGVGIQSSKATLLKLHLILPFPNVTKKMTARRILRRVRRGRRINRKLPYDQSCHRAKRFDNRVQKKLPPSIRANRQLELRVVKEITRLFPISSIVYEYIKARGNKGFSPAMVGQKVMLEWLEKIAPTATQFGWQTSNIRQWLKLPKDKADKSKAVEETHSNDGVALAASHFIKWKEWESSNARGGNWKGNVVVTSAPFKVIAKPNLYRRQLHFENPDSHKPNPN
- the cynS gene encoding cyanase, with translation MTILEITQKLLAAKKAKGLTFADLETMIGRDEVWISAVFYRQASASEDEASKIISALGLEPDIADELTAFPVKGSLDPVIPTDPLIYRFYEIMQVYGMPMKAVIHEKFGDGIMSAIDFSLDIEKEEDPKGDRVKVIMSGKFLPYKKW
- a CDS encoding NAD(P)H-quinone oxidoreductase subunit H — translated: MAKIETRTEPMVLNMGPHHPSMHGVLRLIVTLDGEDVVDCEPVIGYLHRGMEKIAENRTTIMYVPYVSRWDYAEGMFNEAITVNAPEKLADIAVPKRASYIRVIMLELNRIANHLLWLGPFMADVGAQTPFFYIFREREMIYDLWEAVSGYRMVNNNYFRIGGVAADLTYGWVDKCNDFCDYFMPKVDEYERLITDNPIFRRRVEGVGTITREEAINWGLSGPMLRASGVKWDLRKVDHYECYDDFDWDVQWETAGDCFARYLVRIREMRESVKIIRQALKGLPGGPYENLEAKRMVEGKKSQWNDFEYQFVGKKIAPTFKIPKGEHYVRVESGKGELGVFIVGDDNVFPWRFKIRAADFVNLQILPHLLRGVKVADIMAILGSIDIIMGSVDR
- the rsmH gene encoding 16S rRNA (cytosine(1402)-N(4))-methyltransferase RsmH, whose protein sequence is MTEAQRANTTAFSHVSVLSRELVEGLNIRPGGHYLDATVGGGGHSQLILEAAPEVQLTAIDRDAVALAAAQVKLAAYGNRIHFWQGNFAEYEPYSRQFDGIIADLGVSSAQFDTPERGFSFRHTADLDMRMDQRQSLTAADVINQWDAPQLADAFYKYGEERLSRQIARRIVEKRPFQTTTELADAIAYSVPPKYRHGRIHPATRVFQALRIVVNQELASLETFLSRAPHWLKPEGRIGIISFHSLEDRIVKHTLRDSPLLRILTKKPITAQEKELADNPRSRSAKLRLAERLSQ